One window of the Chitinophaga niabensis genome contains the following:
- a CDS encoding zf-TFIIB domain-containing protein produces the protein MKCPNCSETLLMTQRNNVEIDYCPKCRGIWLDKGELDKLLEYDNKRSNDEHHRYDNDHDHDRHKQHPRKKRGFLGDFFDFD, from the coding sequence ATGAAATGTCCAAATTGCAGCGAAACGCTGCTCATGACACAGCGGAACAATGTTGAGATCGACTATTGCCCGAAATGCCGCGGCATCTGGCTGGATAAAGGAGAGCTGGACAAACTGCTGGAATATGACAACAAACGCAGCAACGATGAGCACCACCGGTATGACAACGACCATGATCATGACCGCCATAAACAACATCCCAGGAAAAAACGAGGCTTCCTTGGCGACTTTTTTGATTTCGATTAA
- a CDS encoding TerC family protein, with translation MEFIIPDFADASVWISLITLCFLEVVLGIDNIIFISIVAGKLPEHQQRKARNIGLGLAMLFRVGLLLCINWIIGLKDPVINFKWLNGTVIPLSWKDIILLAGGLFLIVKSTLEIHHKLQTDAEEGHKKTRAPHSLASVLLQIVLVDAVFSFDSILTAVGLVDNVLVMIIAVVVSILIMMLFAGPVTKVINKQPTLQMLALTFLIVIGVVLIASGFHQEISKSIIYSCLGFSLIVELLNIRLRGKNAKNIELNTPRDVK, from the coding sequence ATGGAATTTATTATTCCCGATTTCGCCGACGCTTCCGTCTGGATCAGCCTGATCACACTTTGTTTCCTTGAAGTAGTGCTGGGCATTGACAATATCATCTTCATATCCATCGTGGCAGGGAAACTGCCGGAACACCAGCAGCGCAAAGCCCGGAACATCGGGTTGGGGCTGGCCATGTTGTTCAGGGTAGGCCTGTTATTATGCATCAACTGGATCATTGGTCTCAAAGACCCCGTGATTAATTTCAAATGGCTGAACGGTACGGTGATCCCACTCAGTTGGAAGGATATCATCCTGCTGGCAGGCGGCCTTTTCCTGATCGTTAAAAGCACACTGGAGATACATCATAAGTTGCAGACAGATGCAGAAGAGGGACATAAAAAGACCCGTGCACCCCATAGCCTGGCTTCCGTGCTATTACAGATAGTGCTGGTAGATGCCGTCTTTTCCTTTGATTCTATCCTAACTGCAGTAGGTCTTGTGGACAATGTGCTGGTGATGATCATTGCAGTAGTAGTGTCTATCCTGATCATGATGCTGTTTGCAGGGCCCGTTACAAAGGTCATCAACAAGCAGCCCACGCTGCAAATGCTGGCGCTTACATTCCTGATAGTAATAGGTGTGGTACTGATTGCCAGTGGTTTCCACCAGGAGATCAGCAAGAGTATCATTTATTCCTGTTTGGGCTTCTCATTGATCGTGGAACTACTGAATATACGGCTGAGAGGGAAAAATGCGAAGAATATTGAATTGAATACGCCGAGGGACGTTAAATAG
- a CDS encoding SMI1/KNR4 family protein: MIKNEISVFLNNKSETMLDNNVDQTLLISYKEILKDDQYFDFIKSIGNGGFFFNQSLHIYSFISTSDFSNIQLVNDVLSKEFGYLFEGLFSFGQEVFGNQFAFDKSDGSIVLFNVETGDRERLSDDFEGWLKYLIENLDYLTGNGFVKSWCEVNSFHYNQRLVPKVPFVIGGEYEMKNFYASAFPKFLLYYADLAKQIHNLKDGEKVRLRIENYE, translated from the coding sequence ATGATAAAGAATGAAATATCTGTCTTCTTAAACAACAAGAGTGAGACGATGTTAGATAATAATGTAGATCAAACATTGCTCATCAGTTATAAGGAAATTTTAAAGGATGATCAGTATTTTGATTTTATCAAATCGATTGGTAATGGAGGCTTTTTCTTCAATCAATCATTACATATATATTCTTTTATTTCTACTAGTGATTTTTCCAATATTCAATTAGTAAATGATGTCCTAAGTAAGGAGTTTGGATATTTGTTTGAAGGGTTATTTTCTTTTGGACAGGAAGTATTTGGGAATCAGTTTGCTTTCGATAAAAGCGATGGTAGCATAGTTCTTTTTAATGTTGAAACTGGCGATAGAGAGAGGTTGTCAGATGATTTTGAGGGCTGGTTAAAATATCTGATTGAAAATTTGGATTATCTAACAGGAAATGGATTTGTTAAAAGTTGGTGTGAGGTTAATTCATTTCACTACAATCAAAGATTGGTACCTAAGGTGCCATTTGTTATAGGAGGCGAATATGAAATGAAGAATTTTTATGCAAGCGCCTTCCCTAAATTTCTTCTTTATTATGCTGATTTGGCAAAACAAATACATAATCTAAAAGATGGGGAAAAGGTACGGCTTAGAATAGAAAATTATGAGTAA
- a CDS encoding RHS repeat domain-containing protein, whose protein sequence is MLFNEQFKMVEENGGVKQVKAEPDQLQTLAQDKMVVKESGFLYIYTSNESPQDVFFDNVILDHITGPVLEETHYYPFGLTMSGISSSAVGKLENKILFNGNELQQKEFTDGSGLAWYDFNARTYDQQTGRFLQIDPFTDEGGQEAISPYHFSYNNPIRFSDPDGKCPICPALPFIGEAIAEGIIAGGAAAGIVMVVDKAIDILKELPVPAGGANLTTVPLLPMPRE, encoded by the coding sequence GTGTTGTTCAATGAGCAGTTTAAGATGGTGGAAGAGAACGGTGGGGTGAAGCAGGTGAAAGCAGAGCCAGATCAGCTGCAGACACTGGCACAGGATAAGATGGTGGTAAAGGAAAGTGGTTTTTTGTATATTTATACCAGCAATGAGAGTCCGCAGGATGTGTTCTTTGACAATGTGATACTGGATCATATTACAGGGCCTGTATTAGAGGAAACACACTATTATCCATTTGGGCTCACCATGAGTGGGATCAGTTCAAGTGCTGTTGGTAAGTTAGAAAACAAAATACTATTTAATGGAAATGAGCTTCAGCAGAAGGAGTTTACTGATGGTAGCGGACTAGCTTGGTATGATTTTAATGCAAGAACCTATGATCAGCAGACGGGAAGATTTTTACAAATAGATCCGTTTACGGATGAGGGTGGTCAGGAAGCAATCAGCCCATATCACTTCTCATATAACAATCCAATACGGTTTAGCGATCCAGATGGTAAATGCCCTATCTGTCCTGCTTTACCTTTTATTGGGGAAGCAATTGCGGAGGGGATTATTGCAGGAGGAGCAGCGGCGGGAATAGTGATGGTCGTTGATAAAGCAATTGATATTCTCAAGGAATTGCCAGTGCCAGCGGGAGGAGCTAATTTAACAACTGTACCGTTACTGCCAATGCCGAGGGAGTAA
- a CDS encoding zf-TFIIB domain-containing protein has protein sequence MDYCPKCRGIWLDKGELDKLLEHDNKRSSDEYRRYDDDHGHDRHKHQHPRKKKGFLGDFFDFD, from the coding sequence ATCGATTATTGCCCGAAATGCCGTGGCATCTGGCTGGATAAAGGTGAACTGGACAAGCTGCTGGAACATGACAACAAACGCAGCAGCGATGAATACCGCCGGTATGATGACGACCATGGCCACGACCGCCATAAACATCAACATCCCAGGAAAAAGAAAGGCTTCCTTGGCGACTTTTTTGATTTCGATTAA
- a CDS encoding DUF6443 domain-containing protein has protein sequence MRSIYICLAFIIFSVGLYAQAPSGSSVRPSAVPLAKPGAYTNTTINYVRTWEPNMPTADPVAVSTGTIAQVKQRTEYIDGLGRPLQAVSKGMGGSGKDIVVPTLYDAYGREQLKYLPYADGTSNGLFKTDPFTNQKTFYESNSLSPGTNGETVFYSRTDFEASPLNRVLSTYAPGNSWAKNDLSTVERGGNKPVQQQYLMNGTADGVRIWEMSSGSIPVSSAAYSAGQLYKNVGINEAGNQLVEYKDKQGQVILRKVQMAAIPGASHGDWLCTYYVYDDLGNLRFVIPPKAVELISSSWTISQAIADGLCFRYQYDNRQRMIIKKVPDAGEVHMVYDVRDRLVFTQDGAQRAKSPKEWHTTFYDELNRPVMTAIYPSNSDRASLELTMNGVTGSTSTENYVVPGPDQLVIGSRETGRAFYRARQEIIFQNGFESETNADFLAEIVPSLTQGTETLIVTNPLPGISGYEPLTYTYYDKYSYNGAKTYDGTYASKPQADGNPYAESFAQSNVTKGLTTGSKVRVLGTDQWLTSSVFYDEKGRVIQTRSDNANGGEDIVTNLYDFNDKVLSTYVHHKNPRSGSNPDTKVLTMTAYDDAGRATAIKKRLNDDSNMERTIATMTYDELGQLKKKSIGKTFGGSTYLDELNYEHNIRGWLKSINKDFVNTPNSTANWFGQVLSYDYGFENNQQYNGNISGTQWKSRTNGLERAHGYTYDRSNRLTKADFNQHNTTSSTAWEKNLVDFTVDNLTYDANGNIGSMKQMGLVAGGITPMDELHYNYNLHSNKLLNVWDGANNATRNLGDFKEPDANNATNQVNETTHIDYDYDPNGNLKIDHNKAIAGITYNHLDLPEQITITGKGTINYLYDAAGNKLRKTVTDITVNPAKTTVTDYIDGFVYEQDTLQFLGHEEGRIRTVFKTGEPQAWYYDYFEKDYLGNIRIVLTEQTDFSMYLASMEQESSAIENALFSNIESSRSAKPAGYPEDNSTSKTNSSVAKLNATNPDKKIGPSLVIKVMAGDTIRIGARAFYKSQGPTNNKKLQPAEDMVTALAQAFGNGGSNNPGAHASRSTNNTPFTSDFYNNQYQHLKEKDKQQNLSSRPKAYLNFVLFNEQFKMVEENSGVKQVKAEPDQLQTLAQGKMVVKESGFLYIYTSNESPQDVFFDNLILDHITGPVLEETHYYPFGLTMDGISSKAPGKLENRKHFNGIEHTEDLDLNQYDAFYRTLDPQIGRWWQIDPEAESLTNSSPYESMGNNPVNEVDPLGDFKTRVGAMLHSLFNGGAVHKNEFGEWYVLKTKTSVGENGILNVSPQVSYGEGRHKYSAAGEKILDEVEDQQFVNTLVKAKIWDEELSQEEAGRNAANLGFMVISMAKLLPAKAANSPTVAPVANVVTKARGTTLTRFLESLGKNTKEAAEFFGWGSKTNLTKSISDFSRKELLKNGWTKENLVKLARAYNDQIVKAQKMGSQNAAAVVRRDQAMELARTFF, from the coding sequence ATGCGATCCATTTATATTTGCTTAGCCTTTATCATCTTTAGTGTAGGTCTGTATGCACAGGCACCGAGTGGCAGCAGTGTTCGCCCTTCTGCAGTTCCTTTAGCTAAACCCGGTGCCTATACGAACACGACCATCAACTATGTGCGTACCTGGGAACCGAATATGCCTACAGCGGACCCTGTTGCAGTGAGCACGGGCACTATTGCCCAGGTGAAGCAAAGAACAGAATACATAGATGGTTTAGGCAGGCCGCTACAAGCTGTTTCTAAAGGGATGGGGGGTAGTGGAAAGGATATTGTAGTCCCCACGCTCTATGATGCCTATGGCCGTGAGCAGTTAAAATACCTGCCTTATGCAGACGGCACCAGCAATGGTCTTTTTAAAACGGACCCTTTTACAAACCAGAAGACCTTTTACGAGAGCAATAGCTTAAGCCCTGGCACCAACGGGGAAACGGTGTTTTATAGCCGCACGGATTTTGAAGCGTCTCCACTAAACCGTGTGCTGAGTACTTATGCCCCCGGTAACAGCTGGGCAAAAAATGACCTGAGTACAGTGGAACGCGGTGGTAACAAGCCGGTACAGCAGCAATACCTGATGAATGGAACAGCCGATGGAGTGAGGATCTGGGAGATGAGTTCCGGGAGTATCCCTGTTTCTTCTGCAGCTTATTCTGCCGGTCAGCTATACAAAAATGTTGGTATCAATGAAGCTGGTAATCAGTTGGTGGAATATAAAGACAAGCAGGGCCAGGTGATCTTAAGGAAAGTACAAATGGCAGCGATCCCTGGTGCCAGCCATGGCGACTGGTTATGCACTTACTATGTATATGATGATCTGGGGAACCTTCGTTTTGTGATCCCTCCCAAAGCGGTAGAACTGATCAGTAGCAGTTGGACGATCTCCCAGGCCATCGCCGACGGCCTTTGTTTTCGATACCAATATGATAATCGTCAGCGGATGATCATCAAAAAGGTACCGGATGCGGGAGAAGTACACATGGTCTACGATGTGCGGGATCGGCTGGTGTTCACCCAGGATGGGGCACAACGGGCTAAATCCCCTAAAGAATGGCATACTACTTTCTATGATGAACTGAACCGTCCGGTTATGACGGCGATCTATCCGAGCAATAGTGACAGGGCCTCGTTAGAACTTACTATGAATGGGGTGACGGGTAGCACCAGCACAGAGAACTATGTTGTGCCCGGCCCTGATCAACTGGTGATCGGTTCCAGGGAAACCGGCAGAGCATTTTACCGGGCCCGCCAGGAGATCATCTTCCAGAATGGCTTTGAGAGTGAGACGAATGCCGATTTCCTGGCAGAGATCGTTCCATCCCTGACGCAGGGAACTGAAACACTTATCGTCACCAATCCCTTGCCCGGCATCAGTGGGTATGAACCCCTGACCTATACTTATTACGACAAGTATTCGTATAACGGGGCTAAAACTTATGATGGTACTTATGCTTCCAAACCCCAGGCTGACGGTAATCCCTATGCAGAAAGCTTCGCCCAAAGCAATGTTACGAAAGGTTTAACCACCGGCAGCAAAGTGAGGGTATTAGGTACAGACCAATGGCTGACCAGCAGTGTTTTTTATGATGAAAAGGGACGCGTCATACAGACCAGGAGTGATAATGCCAATGGTGGAGAAGACATTGTTACCAATCTATATGATTTTAATGATAAGGTGCTTAGTACCTATGTGCATCATAAAAACCCGCGCAGTGGCTCCAACCCGGATACAAAGGTGCTAACGATGACAGCTTATGACGATGCTGGCCGGGCAACAGCCATCAAAAAGCGGCTTAATGATGACAGCAACATGGAACGTACGATCGCTACGATGACCTACGATGAGCTGGGCCAGTTAAAAAAGAAGTCGATCGGGAAAACTTTTGGTGGCAGTACTTACCTGGATGAACTGAATTATGAGCACAACATCCGTGGCTGGCTGAAAAGCATCAACAAAGACTTTGTAAACACCCCGAATAGTACAGCTAATTGGTTCGGGCAGGTGTTGAGTTATGATTATGGGTTTGAGAACAACCAACAATACAATGGCAACATCTCCGGTACCCAATGGAAGAGCCGTACCAATGGGCTGGAACGGGCCCATGGTTACACTTATGACAGATCCAACCGGTTAACGAAAGCAGACTTCAATCAGCATAACACTACCAGCAGTACGGCTTGGGAGAAGAACCTGGTTGATTTCACTGTAGATAATCTCACCTACGATGCCAATGGCAATATTGGCAGCATGAAGCAGATGGGGCTGGTGGCCGGCGGGATCACCCCGATGGATGAACTGCATTACAATTACAACCTTCACTCTAATAAGCTGTTGAATGTCTGGGACGGCGCCAATAATGCCACCCGTAACCTGGGCGACTTTAAAGAACCGGATGCGAATAATGCCACCAACCAGGTTAATGAAACAACGCATATTGACTATGACTACGACCCGAATGGCAACCTGAAAATAGACCATAACAAAGCCATCGCAGGTATTACCTATAACCACCTGGACCTGCCGGAGCAGATCACGATTACTGGCAAAGGCACGATCAATTATTTATATGATGCGGCCGGCAATAAATTGCGTAAAACGGTGACAGACATTACGGTGAACCCAGCTAAAACCACCGTGACTGATTACATCGATGGATTTGTTTATGAGCAAGATACATTACAGTTCTTAGGTCATGAAGAAGGCCGCATCCGTACGGTATTCAAAACTGGTGAACCACAAGCCTGGTATTACGACTACTTCGAAAAAGACTACCTGGGCAATATCCGGATCGTACTGACAGAACAAACGGACTTTAGTATGTATCTGGCTTCGATGGAGCAGGAGAGTTCCGCCATAGAAAATGCTTTGTTCAGCAACATAGAAAGCAGCCGGAGTGCCAAACCGGCAGGCTACCCGGAAGACAACAGTACCTCCAAAACCAACAGTTCGGTAGCCAAACTCAATGCCACGAATCCAGATAAGAAGATAGGCCCCTCATTAGTGATCAAGGTAATGGCGGGAGATACGATCCGTATTGGGGCTAGGGCTTTCTATAAATCCCAAGGCCCCACCAACAATAAGAAGCTGCAACCGGCCGAAGATATGGTCACCGCGTTGGCACAAGCCTTTGGCAATGGTGGTAGCAACAACCCGGGTGCCCACGCATCCAGGAGCACTAATAATACCCCCTTCACATCCGACTTTTACAACAACCAATACCAGCATTTAAAGGAGAAGGACAAACAGCAGAACCTCAGCAGCAGACCAAAGGCTTACCTGAACTTTGTGTTGTTCAACGAGCAGTTTAAGATGGTAGAAGAGAACAGTGGGGTAAAACAGGTAAAGGCAGAACCAGATCAATTACAGACCTTGGCGCAGGGCAAGATGGTGGTGAAGGAGAGTGGTTTTCTGTATATTTATACGAGCAACGAAAGCCCGCAGGATGTGTTCTTTGACAATTTGATCCTTGACCATATCACAGGCCCGGTGTTGGAGGAGACCCATTATTATCCGTTTGGGTTGACGATGGATGGGATCAGTTCAAAAGCACCAGGGAAGCTGGAGAATAGGAAACATTTTAACGGAATAGAGCATACGGAGGATTTAGATCTTAATCAATACGATGCTTTTTATAGAACATTGGATCCACAGATAGGCAGATGGTGGCAGATTGACCCTGAAGCAGAATCATTGACAAATTCTTCCCCCTATGAAAGTATGGGTAATAACCCTGTTAACGAAGTTGATCCTTTAGGTGATTTTAAGACAAGGGTTGGAGCAATGTTACACTCTTTGTTTAATGGTGGCGCAGTGCATAAGAACGAGTTTGGAGAGTGGTATGTGCTAAAGACAAAAACCTCAGTGGGAGAAAATGGTATTCTTAATGTTAGCCCACAGGTGTCATATGGAGAGGGACGGCATAAGTATAGTGCGGCAGGAGAAAAGATACTTGATGAAGTTGAGGATCAACAGTTTGTAAATACGTTAGTAAAAGCAAAAATATGGGATGAGGAATTGTCGCAGGAGGAAGCAGGTAGAAATGCAGCTAATTTGGGATTTATGGTCATTTCTATGGCAAAACTGCTACCTGCTAAAGCTGCTAACTCCCCTACGGTGGCGCCTGTAGCTAATGTGGTTACTAAAGCCAGGGGTACAACTTTAACTCGTTTTTTAGAATCTCTGGGTAAAAACACAAAAGAAGCAGCTGAGTTTTTTGGATGGGGGAGTAAGACAAATTTGACAAAATCTATTTCAGACTTTAGCAGGAAAGAATTGTTAAAGAATGGATGGACAAAGGAGAACTTAGTTAAATTGGCTAGAGCATATAATGATCAGATAGTAAAAGCTCAGAAAATGGGATCACAAAATGCCGCTGCAGTAGTTAGAAGGGATCAAGCCATGGAATTAGCAAGAACTTTCTTTTGA